In Halapricum desulfuricans, a single window of DNA contains:
- a CDS encoding vWA domain-containing protein: protein MVRIESERPIENATVHVPITGDVSPESNLSVYTWDPTSVEPWTAVETDIDPDAGIATAEVDHFSYFSVFRVEAWNDTTSDTISLEDEHVEGNLTGNVSTGDPLKAEFAFVIDTSGSMGGERIRYARDAARRFVGALFEDERAGLATFDDHGRLVAGLTTGHAALNRTLSSLGTGGSTNTGGGLQAGIDELTTNGWDNRSKEMLLLADGGTNTGPNPVSVAETAAEHNITVNTVGVGSGIDENELRSIAGATGGDFYHVQSAEDLPETFERVAENRSISLKDSDGDSIPDAVEQMDLRMPTGGPGVVGEPLHLDPFAKDTSGNGIWDNDTVDVEYRVVGDDNETKLHAQVTDAKSHPARLDTTGNGLPDREQIEGWEIQYTPDREHTRTLMEDLADAEDFSELDDPEAYFEIETGAANPLVEDTDGDGLTDLEERQLGTNPSVGDTTGDGISDSRAVSGDADPTLYDITPPELDVYYVAWEKQPWSFDTDYEVQFAAEDPAGLGSATVLRGGDTETNHHLTGRHDSVTSEFTTGAFDTVTDFYSGTSITVEASDRNDNTAKALAIQRHDVFGQVATKLSAEGIVGYEQTKSLGTLSGLSTGGVETAEMLQAMVTDPVGYLKTTAQVVSQLDEMDELIRQLPASVETQQKRNNPHEEGTQAYRAYRQGWYEGYLGYLVLETALPSGQLGKAAKSSSKFQRAVQTLDKAGRLILPAVSS from the coding sequence ATGGTCCGTATCGAAAGCGAACGGCCAATCGAGAACGCAACTGTCCACGTCCCGATTACTGGCGACGTTTCCCCTGAAAGTAACCTCTCGGTATACACCTGGGACCCGACGAGTGTGGAGCCGTGGACCGCTGTCGAGACGGATATCGACCCTGATGCGGGCATTGCCACGGCCGAGGTCGATCACTTCTCGTACTTCTCGGTGTTCCGGGTCGAGGCATGGAACGACACCACAAGTGATACGATCTCGCTGGAAGACGAGCACGTTGAGGGGAACCTCACTGGAAACGTCAGCACTGGCGATCCGCTGAAGGCGGAGTTCGCGTTCGTCATCGATACCAGTGGGAGCATGGGCGGTGAGCGGATCCGGTACGCGAGAGACGCCGCCAGGCGTTTCGTCGGTGCACTCTTCGAGGACGAACGTGCTGGACTCGCGACCTTCGACGATCACGGTCGATTGGTCGCCGGTCTCACGACCGGTCACGCCGCGCTTAATCGCACTCTCTCCTCGCTCGGAACTGGCGGTTCGACGAACACCGGCGGCGGTTTGCAGGCTGGGATCGACGAGCTCACGACCAATGGATGGGACAACCGGTCGAAGGAGATGCTCCTCCTGGCTGACGGAGGAACGAACACCGGGCCGAACCCGGTGAGCGTCGCCGAAACTGCCGCTGAGCACAATATCACCGTCAACACTGTCGGCGTTGGCTCCGGCATCGACGAGAACGAGTTACGGTCGATCGCCGGCGCGACGGGCGGGGACTTTTATCACGTCCAGTCCGCTGAAGACCTCCCCGAAACGTTCGAACGAGTCGCGGAGAACCGCAGCATCTCTCTCAAGGACTCGGATGGAGACAGCATTCCCGACGCCGTCGAGCAGATGGATCTGCGGATGCCGACCGGTGGTCCAGGCGTCGTCGGCGAACCGTTACATCTCGATCCGTTCGCGAAGGATACGTCGGGTAACGGGATCTGGGACAACGACACCGTCGACGTGGAGTACCGGGTCGTCGGGGACGACAACGAGACGAAACTCCACGCACAGGTCACGGACGCGAAATCGCACCCGGCCCGACTCGACACGACCGGAAACGGCCTACCAGACCGCGAGCAGATCGAGGGGTGGGAGATCCAGTATACACCGGATCGCGAGCACACCCGGACGCTTATGGAAGATCTGGCGGACGCAGAGGACTTCTCCGAACTCGACGATCCGGAGGCGTACTTCGAGATCGAGACCGGCGCGGCGAATCCGCTGGTCGAAGATACCGATGGCGACGGCCTTACCGACCTCGAAGAGCGCCAACTCGGGACCAACCCGAGTGTGGGAGATACGACGGGTGACGGCATTTCTGACAGTCGCGCAGTCAGTGGTGACGCCGATCCGACGCTGTACGACATCACGCCGCCGGAACTCGACGTCTACTACGTGGCCTGGGAGAAGCAACCGTGGAGTTTCGACACTGACTACGAGGTCCAGTTCGCTGCTGAGGATCCGGCCGGACTCGGGAGCGCGACGGTGTTGCGTGGCGGCGACACGGAGACGAACCACCACCTGACGGGGCGGCACGATTCCGTCACGAGCGAGTTCACGACCGGGGCCTTCGATACGGTCACGGACTTCTACTCCGGGACCTCGATCACGGTCGAGGCGTCCGACCGGAACGACAATACGGCCAAAGCGCTCGCGATTCAGCGCCACGATGTCTTCGGTCAGGTCGCCACGAAACTCTCGGCAGAGGGAATCGTGGGTTACGAACAGACCAAATCGCTGGGGACGCTGTCGGGGCTCTCGACTGGTGGTGTCGAGACCGCTGAGATGTTGCAGGCGATGGTGACCGATCCGGTCGGCTATCTCAAGACGACCGCGCAGGTCGTCTCGCAGCTCGATGAGATGGACGAACTCATCCGGCAGTTGCCGGCCTCGGTCGAGACCCAACAGAAGCGTAACAACCCTCACGAGGAGGGGACGCAGGCCTATCGGGCCTACCGTCAGGGCTGGTACGAAGGCTATCTCGGATATCTGGTGCTAGAGACGGCCCTGCCCAGTGGCCAACTCGGGAAGGCCGCCAAGAGCTCGAGCAAATTCCAGCGTGCGGTCCAGACCCTGGACAAGGCCGGGCGACTCATACTGCCGGCTGTAAGTTCGTAA